The following are encoded in a window of Mycobacterium decipiens genomic DNA:
- a CDS encoding SDR family oxidoreductase: MANDLVATVPDLSGKLAIITGANSGLGFGLARRLSAAGADVVMAIRNRAKGEAAIEKIRTTVPDAKLTIKALDLSSLASVAALGEQLNADGRPIDILVNNAGVMTPPERDTTADGFELQFGSNHLGHFALTAHVLPLLRATRRARVVSLSSLAARRGRIHFDDLQFEKSYAPMTAYGQSKLAVLMFARELDRRSRAAGWGVVSNAAHPGLTKTNLQVAGPSHGRDKPAPMERLYKTSWRLAPFLWQEIEEGILPALYAAATPQAEGGVFYGPRGFYEVAGGGVREAKVPARARNDADGTRLWEVSEQLTGVSYPKLNSLPDPGKLGHPGD; encoded by the coding sequence ATGGCCAACGATCTCGTCGCCACGGTGCCCGATCTATCCGGGAAACTGGCAATCATCACCGGCGCCAACAGCGGTCTGGGATTCGGATTGGCCCGGCGGCTGTCGGCGGCCGGCGCCGACGTCGTCATGGCGATCCGTAATCGCGCCAAGGGCGAGGCGGCGATCGAGAAAATCCGCACGACGGTTCCCGATGCGAAGCTGACCATCAAGGCCCTCGACCTGTCGTCACTGGCGTCGGTCGCCGCTTTGGGTGAACAACTCAACGCCGACGGGCGTCCGATCGACATCCTGGTCAACAACGCAGGTGTCATGACCCCACCGGAACGCGATACCACTGCCGACGGCTTCGAGTTGCAGTTCGGCAGTAACCATCTCGGACACTTCGCGCTGACCGCGCACGTGCTGCCGCTGTTGCGGGCGACGCGACGCGCGCGCGTCGTCTCGTTGAGCAGCCTGGCGGCCCGCCGCGGCCGCATCCACTTCGACGACCTGCAGTTCGAGAAGTCGTACGCCCCGATGACGGCCTACGGCCAGTCGAAGCTGGCGGTCTTGATGTTCGCCCGTGAGCTGGACCGCCGCAGCCGCGCGGCCGGCTGGGGCGTCGTTTCCAACGCCGCGCATCCCGGCTTGACCAAGACCAACCTGCAGGTCGCCGGACCGTCCCACGGCCGCGACAAGCCGGCACCGATGGAGCGCCTGTACAAGACGTCCTGGCGTTTGGCGCCCTTCCTCTGGCAGGAGATCGAAGAAGGGATCCTGCCCGCGCTGTACGCAGCCGCCACGCCGCAAGCCGAGGGTGGCGTGTTCTATGGCCCACGCGGCTTCTACGAGGTCGCCGGCGGCGGCGTGCGAGAGGCCAAGGTGCCCGCACGAGCCCGCAACGACGCTGACGGCACCCGGCTATGGGAGGTCTCCGAGCAGCTCACCGGTGTCAGCTACCCGAAATTGAACTCACTGCCCGATCCCGGGAAACTGGGGCATCCCGGGGACTGA
- a CDS encoding Hsp70 family protein — protein MAEGARPALGLSIGATNLAAVTAGQSITRKPVLTLYRQRPPEVGVPSENPRLDEPGLVITDFVDRVGDPIGIVAADGSVHRSEALVADALRALAYTATGGRPLPEGVAVTYPAHWASAAVDALGVALRRVSEWSHGASDKAAPLSLIPDSAAALYAVRANPGIPARGIIAVCDFGGSGTSITVVDAADEYRPVAATVRHHDFSGDLIDQSLLSYVMSELPSTGSFDPSGTSAIGSLTRLRTACRKAKEQLSSTTVTTLTDELPGMHGDIRLTRNELEDAIRASLDDLGKALEHALARREIRVADLAAIVSVGGGANIPAVTTTLSGRFCVPVVTTPRPQLTAAIGGALRAARGPGDTSPTVLTPAASATVAAPAAPAQESVPTAMAGSPVSGLPPALAWSEADDDSQILPVGTGFTAARPQLTFDHDAHPEPEPKSPAIPWYRLPAVIIISATVAVLLVGTAVAIALSSGDKPTAPGQQQEPRVTTTPAPPAAPAPTSDAPAPEPAPAPQAPATGEPAPPAQPPPRPPQATNAPPTTTDVTSPPPTPTTTPVTTQPPLTTTPPATTQPPAPTSPSPPLIPPIPPIPPIPDIPQIPGVGSVPGMPQFPGIGQ, from the coding sequence ATGGCAGAAGGGGCGAGGCCGGCACTGGGCTTGTCGATCGGTGCCACCAATCTGGCTGCCGTGACTGCCGGTCAATCCATCACGCGTAAACCCGTATTGACGCTGTATCGGCAGCGCCCGCCCGAGGTCGGTGTGCCGTCGGAGAACCCGAGGCTGGACGAGCCTGGCCTGGTGATCACCGACTTCGTGGACCGGGTGGGCGATCCGATCGGAATCGTGGCCGCCGACGGCTCGGTGCACCGCAGCGAGGCGCTGGTCGCCGATGCATTGCGGGCGCTCGCCTACACGGCCACCGGCGGTCGCCCGCTACCCGAAGGTGTCGCGGTAACCTATCCCGCCCACTGGGCGTCAGCTGCGGTGGACGCGTTGGGTGTCGCGCTGCGCCGAGTGTCGGAGTGGTCGCACGGGGCCTCGGACAAGGCGGCGCCACTGTCGCTGATCCCTGACTCCGCGGCCGCGTTGTACGCGGTGCGGGCGAACCCGGGCATACCGGCCCGCGGGATCATCGCGGTGTGCGATTTCGGTGGCAGCGGGACCAGCATCACCGTGGTCGACGCCGCAGACGAGTATCGGCCGGTGGCCGCTACGGTGCGCCATCACGATTTCTCCGGGGATCTGATCGATCAGTCGCTGTTGAGCTACGTCATGTCCGAACTGCCGAGCACGGGGTCGTTCGATCCGTCCGGCACCTCGGCGATCGGGTCGCTGACCAGGCTGCGGACGGCCTGCCGCAAGGCCAAGGAGCAGCTCTCGTCGACCACCGTGACCACGCTGACCGACGAGTTGCCCGGGATGCACGGCGACATCCGGCTCACCAGGAACGAACTCGAGGACGCGATCCGCGCCTCGCTGGACGACTTGGGTAAGGCCTTGGAACATGCATTGGCGCGCCGCGAAATCCGCGTGGCGGATTTGGCTGCGATCGTCTCCGTGGGCGGCGGAGCAAACATCCCGGCGGTCACCACGACGCTGTCCGGACGCTTTTGTGTACCGGTGGTCACGACGCCTCGCCCGCAATTGACGGCCGCTATCGGCGGCGCGTTGCGGGCGGCACGCGGACCGGGCGACACCAGCCCAACGGTGCTGACCCCGGCCGCGTCGGCAACCGTGGCCGCGCCGGCGGCGCCGGCGCAGGAATCGGTCCCAACGGCAATGGCCGGCTCGCCGGTATCGGGCCTACCGCCCGCTTTGGCCTGGTCAGAGGCCGACGACGACTCCCAAATTCTGCCGGTCGGCACGGGCTTCACGGCGGCCCGCCCGCAGCTGACATTCGACCACGATGCCCACCCGGAGCCGGAGCCCAAGTCCCCGGCGATCCCGTGGTATCGCCTGCCGGCGGTGATCATCATCAGCGCGACGGTGGCGGTGTTGCTGGTGGGCACCGCTGTGGCCATCGCGTTGTCCTCGGGCGACAAACCGACGGCACCGGGGCAGCAGCAGGAGCCAAGGGTGACCACCACCCCGGCACCGCCCGCTGCCCCGGCGCCCACATCCGATGCCCCAGCACCAGAACCCGCACCGGCGCCGCAAGCGCCGGCTACCGGTGAGCCCGCGCCGCCGGCCCAGCCCCCGCCCCGGCCGCCGCAGGCAACGAATGCACCGCCCACCACGACTGACGTCACGAGCCCGCCACCGACGCCCACGACGACGCCAGTCACCACCCAGCCGCCGCTGACCACCACGCCACCGGCGACCACCCAGCCGCCCGCGCCTACTTCCCCCAGTCCGCCGCTGATCCCGCCGATCCCGCCGATTCCGCCGATTCCGGACATACCGCAGATCCCCGGGGTTGGCTCAGTCCCCGGGATGCCCCAGTTTCCCGGGATCGGGCAGTGA
- a CDS encoding dihydrodipicolinate reductase, protein MAELISQHGAGRVPKRVVVWGTGFVGKMVITEIVKHPLFELVGVGVSNPAKVGRDVGDICGLAEPVGITATDDVEALIALEPDALVHYGPTAMHATDNISLITRFLRAGIDVCSTAMTPWVWPTMHLNPPQWIEPITAACELGESSCFTTGIDPGFANDLFPMTLMGLCSEVRRVRASELLDYTNYEGDYEKEMGIGREPEFSPMLENRDVLIFAWGATVPMIAHAAGILLDEITTTWDKWVTPTERSSAKGVIKSGHVAAVRFTINGIYQGETRIQLEHVNRIGHDAAPDWPSGTDDDVYRVDIEGTPSISSETAFRFTDGSGRDAATAGCLATGMRALNAVPAVNDLPPGWVTALDLPLIAGAGTIR, encoded by the coding sequence ATGGCCGAACTCATTTCACAACATGGCGCAGGGCGGGTTCCAAAACGGGTAGTTGTCTGGGGTACCGGCTTCGTGGGCAAGATGGTGATCACCGAGATCGTCAAGCATCCGCTGTTCGAGTTGGTCGGTGTAGGCGTCAGCAACCCCGCCAAGGTCGGCCGCGACGTCGGCGACATCTGTGGGTTGGCCGAACCGGTAGGCATCACCGCCACCGACGACGTCGAGGCCCTGATCGCGCTGGAACCCGATGCTTTGGTGCACTACGGCCCGACAGCCATGCACGCAACGGACAATATCTCGCTGATCACCCGCTTCCTGCGGGCCGGTATCGACGTGTGTTCGACCGCGATGACACCGTGGGTCTGGCCGACGATGCACCTCAACCCGCCGCAGTGGATCGAGCCCATCACGGCAGCCTGCGAGTTGGGGGAGTCGTCCTGCTTCACCACCGGTATCGACCCCGGATTCGCCAACGACCTGTTTCCGATGACTCTGATGGGCCTGTGTTCGGAGGTACGGCGGGTGCGTGCGTCGGAATTGCTGGACTACACCAACTACGAGGGCGACTACGAAAAGGAGATGGGTATCGGTCGCGAGCCCGAGTTCAGCCCGATGCTGGAAAACCGCGACGTGTTGATCTTCGCGTGGGGCGCCACCGTCCCGATGATCGCCCACGCCGCCGGCATTCTTCTCGACGAGATCACCACCACCTGGGACAAATGGGTGACGCCCACCGAGCGCAGCAGCGCGAAGGGTGTCATCAAGTCCGGACACGTCGCTGCGGTCCGGTTCACCATTAATGGGATCTATCAGGGCGAGACGCGAATCCAGCTCGAACACGTCAACCGGATCGGCCACGACGCCGCCCCCGACTGGCCGTCGGGCACCGACGACGACGTTTATCGGGTGGACATCGAAGGCACCCCGAGCATCTCGTCCGAAACCGCATTCCGGTTCACCGACGGTTCGGGCCGGGATGCGGCCACGGCCGGGTGCTTGGCCACCGGGATGCGGGCGCTCAACGCGGTCCCGGCGGTCAACGACTTGCCGCCGGGCTGGGTTACCGCGCTGGACCTGCCTTTGATCGCCGGCGCGGGCACCATTCGCTGA
- a CDS encoding MFS transporter produces the protein MGANGDVALSRTDSARPALSAWRFVTVFGVVSLLADVVYEGARSITGPLLAALGATGLVVGVVTGVGEAAALGLRLVSGPMADRTRRFWAWTTGGYALTVITVPLLGIAGVLWLACALVIAERVGKAVRSPAKDTLLSHATSVTGRGRGFAVHEALDQVGAVIGPLAVAGMLAITGNDYAPALGVLALPGAATLALLVWLQFRVPRPERYEDYPADSDNPSARLLWALPAKFWLYCGFTSITMTGFATFGLLSFHMVTHGALTAAAVPVIYAAAMAADALAALASGWTYDRFGAKTLAALPILSMMVVLFAFAGNVAMVVIGALLWGAAVGIQESTLRGVVADLVAGPRRASAYGMFAAGLGAATAAGGALLGWLYDISTGTLVAVVVAIQLVALVTMFAIGLPRTAAS, from the coding sequence TTGGGTGCGAACGGTGATGTCGCGTTGAGCCGCACCGACTCCGCCCGTCCGGCGTTGAGCGCGTGGCGGTTCGTCACGGTATTCGGCGTGGTCAGCCTGCTGGCCGACGTCGTGTACGAAGGTGCCCGATCGATCACCGGGCCGCTGCTGGCCGCGCTGGGAGCGACCGGCCTGGTGGTCGGGGTGGTCACCGGAGTCGGCGAGGCCGCCGCGCTGGGTCTGCGGCTGGTGTCCGGGCCGATGGCCGATCGCACCCGACGGTTTTGGGCCTGGACCACCGGCGGCTACGCACTGACCGTGATAACGGTTCCGCTGCTCGGCATCGCGGGCGTCCTGTGGTTGGCGTGCGCGCTGGTCATCGCCGAACGGGTCGGGAAGGCGGTGCGCAGCCCCGCCAAGGACACCCTGCTGTCGCATGCGACCAGCGTGACCGGCCGAGGCCGCGGTTTCGCCGTGCACGAGGCTCTGGACCAGGTCGGGGCGGTGATCGGCCCGCTCGCCGTTGCCGGGATGCTCGCGATCACCGGGAACGACTATGCGCCCGCGCTCGGTGTGCTGGCCCTACCCGGAGCGGCCACGCTGGCTCTGCTGGTGTGGCTGCAGTTTCGGGTGCCCCGCCCGGAGCGCTACGAAGACTATCCCGCTGACTCCGACAATCCTTCGGCGCGGCTCCTCTGGGCGCTGCCGGCGAAGTTCTGGCTGTACTGCGGGTTCACCTCGATCACCATGACCGGCTTTGCCACGTTCGGATTGCTGTCGTTTCACATGGTCACCCACGGCGCACTGACCGCCGCGGCGGTGCCGGTGATCTATGCGGCCGCCATGGCCGCGGATGCGCTGGCAGCGTTGGCCTCAGGCTGGACCTATGACAGGTTCGGCGCGAAAACCCTTGCCGCCCTGCCGATTCTATCGATGATGGTGGTGCTGTTCGCCTTTGCCGGCAACGTCGCGATGGTGGTTATTGGCGCGTTGCTATGGGGCGCGGCGGTCGGAATACAGGAGTCCACGCTACGCGGGGTGGTCGCCGACTTGGTCGCCGGCCCGCGACGGGCCAGCGCCTACGGCATGTTCGCCGCCGGGCTGGGCGCCGCGACCGCGGCCGGCGGCGCGCTCCTTGGCTGGCTGTACGACATCTCCACCGGCACGCTCGTCGCAGTGGTGGTCGCTATTCAGCTGGTTGCGCTGGTGACCATGTTCGCGATCGGGCTACCACGCACAGCTGCTAGCTAA
- a CDS encoding MmpS family transport accessory protein, with amino-acid sequence MTSPVNAEPTPRKQLRGPSILVAICIGFAATCGVITGGMAHATNDPPQVRYEVSGSSGIAEYLSYQTRGGQRQEANVTLPWSTQFTGYEGEVLVLSAQGDGTIACRILVDGDVVKDATAAGQPGRTVCSYTKTGLTRTPTSPTGAPPPR; translated from the coding sequence ATGACCAGTCCAGTGAACGCCGAGCCAACCCCGCGCAAGCAGCTGCGCGGCCCCTCGATCCTGGTTGCTATCTGTATCGGGTTCGCGGCCACATGCGGTGTGATAACCGGCGGTATGGCGCACGCAACGAACGATCCGCCGCAGGTTCGCTACGAGGTGAGCGGCAGCTCCGGCATCGCCGAATACCTCTCGTACCAAACTCGCGGCGGTCAGCGGCAAGAGGCCAACGTGACATTGCCATGGTCGACGCAATTCACTGGCTACGAGGGTGAAGTGCTCGTTCTCAGCGCACAGGGCGACGGCACGATAGCCTGCAGAATCCTGGTCGATGGCGACGTGGTGAAAGATGCGACAGCGGCCGGGCAGCCCGGCAGAACCGTTTGTTCATACACGAAAACGGGCCTGACCCGCACGCCAACCAGCCCGACTGGCGCGCCGCCGCCCCGGTGA
- a CDS encoding cytochrome P450, which translates to MGLKTAIATRVNGTAPPQVPLADIELGSLDFWGLDDDIRDGAFATLRRESPISFWPEVHMSGFRSGNGHWALTTHDDVFYASRHPDIFSSSPNITINEQAQEVSEYFGSMIVLDDPRHQRLRSIVSRAFTPKVVARIEAAVRKRAHRLVASMIANHPDRQADLVSELAGPLPLQIICDMMGIPDEDHQRIFHWTNVILGFGDPDLATDFDEFIQVSMDIGAYATALAEDRRVNHHDDLTSSLVEAEVDGERLSSSEIASFFILLVVAGNETTRNAISHGVLALSRYPEQRDRWWSDFDGLAPSAVEEIVRWASPVVYMRRTLTQDIELRGTKMATGDKVSLWYCSANRDEAKFADPWTFDVARNPNPHFGFGGGGAHFCLGANLARREIRVVFDELRREMPDIVATEEPARLLSQFIHGIKTLPVTWT; encoded by the coding sequence ATGGGCCTCAAGACGGCGATTGCGACTCGGGTGAATGGGACGGCTCCGCCGCAGGTTCCACTTGCCGATATTGAACTGGGCTCACTGGATTTCTGGGGGCTCGACGACGATATTCGCGACGGTGCCTTCGCCACCTTGCGCCGCGAGTCGCCGATCTCGTTCTGGCCCGAGGTCCATATGTCCGGGTTCAGGTCAGGCAACGGGCATTGGGCGCTCACCACCCACGACGACGTCTTCTACGCCAGCCGTCATCCGGACATCTTCAGTTCCAGCCCCAACATCACCATCAACGAGCAGGCCCAAGAGGTGTCCGAGTACTTCGGCTCGATGATCGTGCTGGACGATCCGCGCCATCAGCGGCTGCGCTCGATCGTCAGCAGAGCCTTCACCCCGAAGGTGGTCGCCCGCATCGAGGCAGCTGTGCGCAAGCGGGCCCACCGACTGGTCGCATCCATGATCGCCAACCATCCCGACCGGCAGGCCGATCTGGTCAGCGAACTCGCCGGGCCACTGCCATTGCAGATTATTTGCGACATGATGGGGATTCCCGACGAGGACCATCAGCGGATTTTCCACTGGACCAACGTGATTCTCGGCTTCGGCGACCCGGATCTGGCCACCGATTTCGACGAGTTCATCCAGGTGTCGATGGACATCGGCGCCTATGCCACGGCACTGGCCGAAGACCGCCGGGTCAACCACCACGACGATCTGACGAGCAGCCTGGTGGAAGCCGAGGTCGACGGCGAGCGGCTGTCGTCGTCGGAGATCGCCTCGTTCTTCATCTTGCTGGTGGTGGCCGGCAACGAGACAACGCGCAACGCGATCAGCCACGGCGTGCTGGCATTGTCCCGGTATCCCGAGCAACGGGATAGGTGGTGGTCTGACTTCGACGGCCTGGCGCCCAGCGCGGTCGAGGAGATCGTGCGGTGGGCCTCCCCGGTGGTCTATATGCGCCGCACCCTGACCCAAGACATCGAGCTGCGTGGCACCAAGATGGCCACCGGAGACAAGGTCTCCCTGTGGTACTGCTCGGCCAACCGGGACGAGGCAAAGTTCGCCGACCCGTGGACCTTCGACGTGGCACGCAACCCCAATCCGCATTTCGGCTTCGGCGGCGGCGGCGCCCATTTCTGCCTCGGCGCGAATCTGGCGCGGCGGGAAATCAGGGTGGTGTTCGACGAGCTGCGCCGTGAGATGCCCGACATCGTCGCGACCGAGGAGCCCGCACGCCTGCTGTCGCAGTTCATTCACGGAATTAAGACGCTGCCGGTCACCTGGACATGA
- a CDS encoding flavin monoamine oxidase family protein, protein MADVDVCVVGGGFAGLTAALRVKQAGHSVTVLEARDRVGGRTFTVARDDGSWIDKGGAWVGPTQDRVYALMHEFGVKTFKQYHDGEAMLVVDGKQYRYEGTIPWTMSPWASLNLGAAFLELGQMCKSVPLEAPWEAKKAQKWDRITLAQWLDKNVKSRAAHDLLDTAISGCYTSAAAEVSMLFVLYQMGSAGGPSFVLGGKGASQDARIIGGMGAIYQPMAAELGDAIQLSRPVRSITQDADGVTVRSERDSIRARRAIVTVPLAIASQIIYQPMLPTDRSFLHQRMPTGAIVKISIVYDEPFWRADGLCGQSAAPGSLATVTIDACTDTGTPGILCVIIEGPIARQYERLDKDGRRQAVLNALVERFGPKASKPLDYVEQNWSREPYSGGGMLSHAPPGVLTEFGHALRRPCGRIHWAGTESSAKMCGWIDGAIRSGEQTAKEVMLREELTVA, encoded by the coding sequence ATGGCCGACGTCGACGTCTGCGTTGTAGGTGGCGGCTTTGCGGGTCTGACCGCGGCGCTTCGAGTCAAGCAGGCCGGCCACTCGGTGACAGTGCTGGAGGCACGGGACCGGGTTGGCGGCCGGACCTTCACCGTGGCGCGCGACGACGGGTCGTGGATCGACAAGGGTGGCGCCTGGGTCGGACCGACCCAGGACCGGGTCTATGCGCTGATGCACGAATTCGGCGTCAAGACCTTCAAGCAGTACCACGACGGCGAAGCCATGCTGGTTGTCGACGGCAAGCAGTACCGTTACGAAGGCACGATTCCGTGGACCATGAGCCCGTGGGCGTCGCTGAATCTGGGTGCGGCCTTCCTTGAACTGGGCCAGATGTGCAAGTCGGTCCCGCTGGAAGCGCCCTGGGAGGCGAAGAAGGCCCAGAAGTGGGACCGCATCACGTTGGCCCAATGGCTGGACAAGAACGTCAAGTCCAGGGCGGCACACGATCTGCTCGATACGGCGATCTCGGGCTGCTACACGTCCGCGGCCGCCGAGGTGTCGATGCTGTTCGTCCTATACCAAATGGGATCGGCCGGCGGCCCGAGCTTCGTGCTGGGCGGCAAAGGCGCGTCCCAAGACGCCCGGATCATCGGCGGGATGGGCGCGATCTACCAGCCGATGGCCGCCGAACTCGGCGACGCGATCCAACTATCGCGGCCGGTCCGGTCCATCACGCAGGACGCCGACGGAGTAACCGTACGGTCCGAACGCGACAGCATCCGGGCGCGTCGCGCCATCGTCACTGTTCCGCTTGCGATCGCAAGCCAAATCATCTATCAGCCAATGCTTCCCACCGATCGGTCATTTCTGCACCAGAGGATGCCGACCGGCGCGATTGTCAAGATCTCGATCGTCTACGACGAGCCGTTCTGGCGAGCCGATGGTCTATGCGGCCAAAGCGCAGCGCCAGGCTCGCTGGCAACGGTCACCATCGACGCGTGCACCGACACCGGCACCCCGGGCATCCTGTGTGTGATCATCGAGGGCCCTATCGCACGGCAATACGAACGCCTCGACAAAGACGGGCGCCGTCAGGCAGTCCTCAACGCCCTGGTGGAACGGTTCGGGCCCAAGGCCAGCAAGCCGCTCGACTACGTCGAGCAGAACTGGAGCCGCGAGCCCTACTCCGGGGGCGGGATGCTCAGCCACGCGCCGCCCGGTGTGCTCACCGAGTTCGGTCATGCGTTGCGCAGGCCGTGTGGGCGCATCCACTGGGCCGGCACCGAGAGCTCGGCCAAGATGTGCGGCTGGATCGACGGCGCCATTCGCTCCGGCGAACAGACCGCCAAGGAGGTCATGCTGCGCGAGGAGCTTACGGTGGCCTGA
- a CDS encoding class I SAM-dependent methyltransferase has product MIAAPPFVAQIRQRLSEAHHVLRAAVRLRVQAEALAGHLKRGDSLLDVGCGTGHLSVCVRQMYGVQPSGVDVKDFRQAQVPFRQFDGTSIPFPHNAFDHVVLSEVLHHSHDPMALIKECHRVARRSVIVFEDMPDGRLGKLILFLHIELFARYYRYPFRPAPVGTHRFALEWLGDNASCVARIPQRPEWFTPYPRVLLVYQVGAEQTRGQR; this is encoded by the coding sequence ATGATTGCTGCGCCACCGTTTGTTGCTCAGATTCGGCAACGCCTGTCGGAAGCGCATCACGTCCTGCGGGCCGCGGTCCGACTGCGGGTACAAGCTGAAGCGCTTGCCGGCCATCTCAAGCGGGGCGACAGTCTCCTCGATGTTGGATGCGGGACCGGGCATCTCTCGGTGTGTGTCCGGCAGATGTATGGGGTACAGCCAAGTGGGGTGGACGTCAAGGATTTCCGGCAGGCTCAGGTCCCTTTCCGGCAGTTTGACGGCACGTCAATTCCATTTCCCCACAATGCATTTGATCACGTTGTACTTAGTGAGGTACTTCATCACAGCCATGACCCGATGGCGTTGATCAAAGAATGTCACCGAGTCGCGCGTCGCAGCGTTATCGTGTTCGAGGACATGCCAGACGGGCGCCTCGGCAAGCTAATCCTCTTCCTCCACATCGAATTGTTTGCGCGCTACTACCGCTACCCATTCCGGCCGGCACCCGTCGGCACCCACCGGTTCGCCTTGGAGTGGCTGGGCGACAACGCTTCTTGTGTCGCGCGAATCCCGCAGCGGCCCGAATGGTTTACCCCATATCCGCGAGTCTTGCTTGTCTACCAGGTTGGCGCGGAGCAAACACGCGGTCAGCGGTAG
- a CDS encoding YidH family protein encodes MADDPNNTTTEVEPDYRFTLANERTFLAWQRTALGLLAAAVALVQLVPELTIPGARRVLGVVLAALAILTSGMGLLRWQQADRAMRRNLPLPRHPTPGYLAVGLCVVGVVALALVIAKAVAG; translated from the coding sequence GTGGCTGATGACCCCAACAACACTACGACCGAGGTCGAACCCGACTACCGGTTCACCCTGGCCAACGAGCGGACCTTCCTGGCCTGGCAGCGCACCGCTCTGGGCCTGCTCGCCGCGGCGGTCGCGCTGGTGCAGCTCGTCCCGGAGCTGACGATCCCCGGCGCGCGCCGCGTGCTCGGCGTGGTGCTCGCGGCCCTGGCGATCCTCACCAGCGGAATGGGTCTTCTGCGCTGGCAGCAGGCGGATCGCGCCATGCGCCGCAACCTGCCATTGCCCCGTCACCCCACACCGGGATACCTCGCGGTCGGACTGTGCGTGGTCGGGGTTGTTGCGCTCGCATTGGTGATCGCCAAGGCGGTTGCCGGGTGA
- a CDS encoding DUF202 domain-containing protein, translating to MNQSTAASDRGLQAERTTLAWTRTAFALLVNGVLLTIKDTHGADSPVELIPAGLAAAAASCSYVIALQRQRTLGHRPLPVRITPRRQVYIVGMAVLVLMVVTAFAQLV from the coding sequence GTGAACCAGTCGACGGCGGCAAGCGATCGCGGACTACAGGCGGAGCGGACAACGCTGGCCTGGACCCGGACGGCGTTTGCGTTGCTGGTCAACGGCGTGCTGCTGACCATCAAGGATACGCACGGTGCCGACAGCCCGGTTGAGCTGATCCCGGCCGGCCTGGCCGCCGCCGCGGCGTCGTGCAGCTATGTAATCGCGCTGCAACGCCAACGAACCCTTGGGCACCGCCCGCTTCCGGTACGAATCACTCCCCGCCGCCAGGTCTACATCGTCGGAATGGCGGTGCTGGTGCTCATGGTCGTGACCGCGTTTGCTCAACTGGTCTAG
- a CDS encoding potassium channel family protein produces MTKRTKEQLWQQRTEWPLAMVAVAFLVMYSVEVLYQPQGDEARILWAATWITWSLFVVDYVVRLILAPNRWHWFVRHLFDLLIVALPLMRPLRLLRLVVLVGALQKAVGNAVRGRILIYTISGVSLLIYVTSLAILDQERDQPGANITSFGKAVWWAITTVTTVGYGDLYPITFTGRVIAVLLMIGGISLIGVVTASLASWIVQRVAETDSANRAATAAQIDELRTEVRTLAEQLQDDDSNGVG; encoded by the coding sequence ATGACCAAGAGAACTAAAGAACAGCTTTGGCAGCAGCGCACTGAGTGGCCACTCGCCATGGTCGCGGTCGCTTTCCTGGTCATGTACTCGGTGGAAGTGCTCTATCAGCCACAGGGTGACGAGGCGCGCATCTTGTGGGCGGCGACCTGGATCACCTGGAGCCTATTCGTCGTCGACTACGTGGTTCGTTTGATCCTGGCGCCCAACCGCTGGCATTGGTTCGTCCGTCACCTGTTCGACTTGCTCATTGTTGCGCTTCCCCTCATGCGACCGCTGCGGCTCCTGCGGTTGGTCGTCCTGGTCGGAGCGTTGCAGAAGGCCGTCGGCAATGCCGTTCGCGGCCGCATCCTCATCTACACCATCTCGGGTGTGTCCCTGCTGATCTACGTGACATCGCTGGCCATCCTCGATCAGGAGCGCGACCAACCGGGGGCCAACATCACCTCCTTCGGAAAGGCCGTGTGGTGGGCCATCACGACCGTAACCACGGTCGGCTATGGCGACCTGTATCCGATAACTTTCACCGGGCGAGTAATTGCGGTATTGCTGATGATTGGCGGGATCAGTCTCATCGGTGTGGTCACCGCGTCCTTGGCGTCGTGGATTGTGCAGCGGGTAGCGGAAACCGATTCCGCGAATCGGGCCGCCACAGCCGCCCAGATCGACGAGCTTCGGACCGAAGTTCGAACATTGGCCGAGCAATTGCAGGACGACGATTCCAACGGAGTTGGCTGA